TCCCCCCAAAAGTCAGGAAAAAACTGATGTAAAGTGCTAATTTAGAAGTTAAATTATACGTTTTTTTACCTGTTTTACAGTAGTTTATAGTTGAGTTAATAACTGCAAATCCAATTCCTCCTAAAGATATCAGGATTGCAATAGTAAGGGTCACCGTTAGACTGCTGGAATATCCGATTATACTGTCGGAAAAAAGCGAAAACCCGGCATTACAAAATGCAGATACCGAATGAAATATTCCGTATATCATTGCTTTTTTTATCGGCATGGTGCCAGAAAATCCAGCAGTTAACAAAACAGCTCCTATGATCTCTATCCCTGCCACTATCAAAACTATCCGTTTTAAAAACTTTATTATTCCTCCAATGGTATAAGAATTGAGGTCTTCCTTTAATATTTTTCTCTCCTGGTAGGTTATCTGTTTCCCTATGAGGGTAAACACCAAGGTTGAAAAAGTCATTATTCCGAGTCCGCCCAACTGGATCAATATTAATATTACCGCTTTCCCGAAGGGGCTGAATATCTTACTTACATCAACCAATGTAAGACCTGTCACTGAAACTGCAGACGTAGCTGTAAATAATGCAGTCAAAACACTTATATCATGCCCTTTATTTACAGCAATAGGCAGCGATAGAAAAAATGTGCCTATCAGTATTATAACTATAAATGACATTACTAAAATTCTGGATGGAAGTATCCTTCTAAAAGATATTTTTTTCATCTGTCCCTCCTAACTTATTATTCTAACCTATTGTTCTTTGTTTATATAATTATTTTTGACTCTAACTTAACTATTATACCTAATTTTCACCCTCCTTTCAAGAAATACTATTATTAAGACCATATCAAAAAAAAAGAACCCCTTAAAAGGAATTCTTTAGATGGTTATTTGATATAATTATTCTTTCTATCTTTTACCAATATTTTCACTTATCTTCACTATTACTTCTACAGCTCTTTCCATAGATGATACCGGTATATATTCATACTGACCATGGAAATTATGCCCTCCTGTAAATATATTCGGACATGGCAGTCCCATATAAGATAATCTGGCTCCGTCTGTCCCGCCTCTGACAGGTTTTATAACAGGTTCTATTCCAAGTTCGATCATAGAATCACGAGCTATATCAAAGACTTCCATCTTTTCCTCGATCTTTTCCTTCATATTGTAATAGCTGTCCTTAAGCTCTAATTCAATAGCATTATTATATTTTTTATTCAATAGTTCTACTGCCTGCCCTATAAATTCTTTCTTCTCTATGAATTTTTCCATATGGTGATCTCTGATAATATAATCTAACTTTGCATTAGATATATCCCCGCTCATCTCGGACAGCATATAAAATCCTTCATACCCCACAGTAAATTCAGGACGCTGGTTTACCGGTAGTAAATTATGAAGCTCTATTCCTATTTGAAGGGCATTGACTAACTGGTCTTTAGCTGTCCCCGGATGTACACTTCTACCTCTTATCTTTATCTTAGCACTTGCAGCATTGAAGTTTTCATATTCTACCTCTCCTAACCTTCCCCCATCAATGGTATAGGCAAATTCAGCTCCAAATTTTTCTACATCAAAGAGATCCGCTCCTGCTCCTATCTCCTCATCAGGTGTGAATCCTATTCTGATCTTTCCATGTTTTATCTCAGGATGATCCATCAAATATTCCATGGCTGTTAATATTTCAGCAATACCAGCCTTGTCATCTGCTCCCAAAAGGGTAGTTCCGTCGGTTGTAATAAGAGTTTCCCCTATATATGAATCTAACTCCTTAAAATCTTTAGGAGACAGAACTATGTTTTTTTCTTCATTTAATACTATATCCCCGCCCTTGTAATCTACAAATTTAGGCTTTATGTCCTTTCCTGAAAATGCAGGTGCAGTGTCCATATGTGCTACAAATCCAAAAGTCGGAACATCCCTGTCTGTGTTACTGGGCAGAGTTGCCATGAGGTATCCATTCTCATCCAGTGTTACATCTTCTAATCCCATCCCGATCATCTCATCTTTTAAGAAAACAGCCAGCTTCAATTGTTTTTCTGTACTCGGGCATGTAGTTGAGTTTTCGTCTGATTGCGTGTCAAACTTCACATAATTTATAAATCTTTCTACTAATTTTGACATTTTTTAACCCCCAATTTCTATTTTTTCTATAATCTAATATAGCCTGTATAAAATATACCACATTTAGATGAAATTTATACTTAAGCAGACAAAAAAAATGTTATTTCCAGTTTATAAGGATGAATTTTCCTTTAAATTTAATATCTTTATACTCACTATCCGGTATTTCTATAAAATCATATTTATCCAAGGTATAATCTTTATTGTTGAAATTAAGATTTGATCCCTTATCCACAGAGAATATGAAGATTTTTTGACTGGTCAGCAGATTACTTTCTCCATAGATTTTATTTAAATTTACATCTACATTGAGGGGATCCCATATCAAATTAAAGTCCAGAACCTTTTTTTCATTTTCAGATCTTATCTCATCCTTACCATGAAAGGAAAAAGCATCACCTTCCCGGAGATCTATCAGTTCATCCTCCCTGGTCAGTGTCACTTCGTTTTCAAGTATTATTAAGATCCTCCTATACCTTGAAAAATCTGAAAATTTACTGGACCCGGGTTCTATAGATGCACTGGATATCCTGATATTAAAATCTTCCATGTCTCTATAAAGTTCTTTTGTTATCCCCCCGCTCCATCTATTACCTATTATCTCCCCTAAATTCTTTTTTTTCATAAACATCTCCTAAAAATTAAATATCTGTCCAATTTTAATCCCATCATAAGTTTTGTTGATTTTAGTAAAAAATACTGTCTATTTAAACTTTGAAATACATATCCCCCCTAAGACTAAAAACATCCCAAGAGCCCCGCTTACAGTTATTACCTCATTTAAAAATAATGTACCTATTATAGCTGTTGTTGGTATCTCAACTAAACTGATGATACTTGCTTTTACTACGGGAATATAATTTATCGCTTTTAAAAACAGGAAAAATGCAGTCCCTGTAGGCAGGAGCCCCAGCAGAAGTGAAGCAGCTATTATATGATTGTTGCTGTATTCCGATATTAAGTTTCCAAAATCACAGAACACAAACACCACCATGGCACCTATCCCAAAAGCATATGAAGTTATTACTTCGCTGTCATATTTTCCTTCTAATTTCCTGCTGAATATGGGGAACAGGCCGTAGGTTATCCCCGATAAAATCCCAAAACCAATCCCCACTGCATCAAAATTTATTTTTTTTATATCTCCGTTAACTATTACAAATATACATCCGATAAGGGTTACTCCTAGTGAGATCAGATTAAATTTTGTCAGTTTTTCCCTGAAAACCAAGCTTGAAAATATCATTGTAAATAACGGACCTGTACAGACCAATAGTGTAGCCACTATGGAGCCCGATATATTCACAGCATTATAATAAAATATGTTTGTACAGGCCTGGGTTATTACCCCTATAACCAATATATATATAAATCCTTTTTTATCTATTTTTAATTTTTCTTTTCCTTTTTTGCATAAAAAAACAGCTGTCAATAAAAATCCAAAAAACAGCCTGTTAAACGCTATCTCATAGGGGGTTAATCCCAGACTTCCCAATACTACTCCTAACCCTCCCATTGTAGCCCAGACTATACCTGCCAGTAAGGCAAAAAAGCAGCCTCTTCTTTCCATGATTACCCCTCCTCTTTATAACGGAATAGTACTCCTAAGATACAAAATAATCAACCTATTTTTTACTTATTTTTTTATCTTTTTTCCGACCTATTTATAGGGTGAATAATACACCCCGGTTTCCCTGATAGGAGGAGGAGTTTTTTTCACAAAATAAATTAGTAAATGCAGGCTGTTTACAGTATAATTATCTTAAAAACTACATATTAAACAGGGAGTGAGTCATGCTAAAACAGATCAATTTTACCTTTAACAACTATATGAAGGCATTTAAGTTCATAGGCCAGAACAACCTAAAGAAGTACTACCTTATTCCGGGGATCATCAACATAATTCTTATAACCTTATTTTATTTTTTGAGTAAATTTATTGGGGGAGCCTTGGTAGAGTTTGCAAACAATCTTTTAGGAGGAGATCTAAATTCATTTATCCAGTTTATTTTAAAATTCATCATCTATCTGACAATTTTCGCTGTATATTATCTGCTCTATAAGACATTGATTTTAATTGTCCTTTCCCCATTTTTAAGTTATATATCTGAAAGGACAGAATCAATTATTACAGGGAAGGAATTCAATTTCAGTTTCAAGGAAAACTTATATTTCGTCAAAAGAGGAATAATTGTTACAACAAAGTCATTTTTAAGGGAATTGGTCATGACCTGCATCATCCTCCTTTTGTTTTTTATCCCCCTTGTAAACACAATTATTCCGATATTATTATTTATGGTGCAGTCATATTATATCGGGTTTTCATTTATCGACTATACTCTGGAACGGCATGATTTTCAGACAGGTACTGATGTTATACGTCAAAACCCCATATTTTTCCTGATCAACGGGGGGTTATTCACAATACTGCTCTTTGTTCCCCTCATAGGAATATTCGTAGCACCGCTGGTGACAGTGGTAGCCACTACAACCGGGACATTGGAGCTAATTGAAGAGAGTAAAGAGGTCTAACTCTTCCTAAAAGAAACCGAAGCTAAAATAATTAGTGATAGGCATTTGACTGAGAAAGGTGAAGTCTGTTTATTTAAAAGAACTAAAATGGTATTAGGAATATAGAAAAAGGCACATAGGATTAATTTCCTATGTGCTACCACTATCATTTTATTCTAAATATTTTCTTTATTCCATTTCACAGATTGATGCGTGATAGTATGTTGGTAAAAAACATTCACGCCAACACTCTTCATATATTCCAGAAATTGAATCTAAGCTTTCCCAAAGCGATCTTATAAAACCAAAAACAATCGTTTCTTCTTTGGTAAAAAGTTTAGCTGAATATGATGTTTCCCATTCTTTATCCACATTATCATATTTTTTTTTAGTTAACATTTTTTTTATTTCTGGTAAAGACTGTTCAGAGTCAAACATTTTTAATTTTTTGTGAAATTCTTTAATATAAGGTGTTTCTACACTCCACACATCAAAACGCAATAATTTTTTTACAAAATATGAACATTGTTCTATTAAGTCTTCATCAGACACATACTTTAGAGCGTCATTTTGGTACTTAATTTTATTGAAAAAAGAATAAAATTTAGGTCTCTTAGAATAAAAAAGAATATTCTTTATTCCGCTGTCATCAAGTTTATTACATAAAGGTAAATCAATTGTTATAGAATC
This portion of the Psychrilyobacter piezotolerans genome encodes:
- the pepT gene encoding peptidase T, with amino-acid sequence MSKLVERFINYVKFDTQSDENSTTCPSTEKQLKLAVFLKDEMIGMGLEDVTLDENGYLMATLPSNTDRDVPTFGFVAHMDTAPAFSGKDIKPKFVDYKGGDIVLNEEKNIVLSPKDFKELDSYIGETLITTDGTTLLGADDKAGIAEILTAMEYLMDHPEIKHGKIRIGFTPDEEIGAGADLFDVEKFGAEFAYTIDGGRLGEVEYENFNAASAKIKIRGRSVHPGTAKDQLVNALQIGIELHNLLPVNQRPEFTVGYEGFYMLSEMSGDISNAKLDYIIRDHHMEKFIEKKEFIGQAVELLNKKYNNAIELELKDSYYNMKEKIEEKMEVFDIARDSMIELGIEPVIKPVRGGTDGARLSYMGLPCPNIFTGGHNFHGQYEYIPVSSMERAVEVIVKISENIGKR
- a CDS encoding DMT family transporter; translated protein: MERRGCFFALLAGIVWATMGGLGVVLGSLGLTPYEIAFNRLFFGFLLTAVFLCKKGKEKLKIDKKGFIYILVIGVITQACTNIFYYNAVNISGSIVATLLVCTGPLFTMIFSSLVFREKLTKFNLISLGVTLIGCIFVIVNGDIKKINFDAVGIGFGILSGITYGLFPIFSRKLEGKYDSEVITSYAFGIGAMVVFVFCDFGNLISEYSNNHIIAASLLLGLLPTGTAFFLFLKAINYIPVVKASIISLVEIPTTAIIGTLFLNEVITVSGALGMFLVLGGICISKFK
- a CDS encoding DUF4365 domain-containing protein; the encoded protein is MFSNDQSQPNLETTIETVKFVIDTSLLITVEKMSSSVPVMLFLVDINSEDIYFVCLNDYIEKVIIPKNSCYDTQDSITIDLPLCNKLDDSGIKNILFYSKRPKFYSFFNKIKYQNDALKYVSDEDLIEQCSYFVKKLLRFDVWSVETPYIKEFHKKLKMFDSEQSLPEIKKMLTKKKYDNVDKEWETSYSAKLFTKEETIVFGFIRSLWESLDSISGIYEECWRECFLPTYYHASICEME
- a CDS encoding EI24 domain-containing protein — its product is MLKQINFTFNNYMKAFKFIGQNNLKKYYLIPGIINIILITLFYFLSKFIGGALVEFANNLLGGDLNSFIQFILKFIIYLTIFAVYYLLYKTLILIVLSPFLSYISERTESIITGKEFNFSFKENLYFVKRGIIVTTKSFLRELVMTCIILLLFFIPLVNTIIPILLFMVQSYYIGFSFIDYTLERHDFQTGTDVIRQNPIFFLINGGLFTILLFVPLIGIFVAPLVTVVATTTGTLELIEESKEV
- a CDS encoding TrkH family potassium uptake protein, whose protein sequence is MKKISFRRILPSRILVMSFIVIILIGTFFLSLPIAVNKGHDISVLTALFTATSAVSVTGLTLVDVSKIFSPFGKAVILILIQLGGLGIMTFSTLVFTLIGKQITYQERKILKEDLNSYTIGGIIKFLKRIVLIVAGIEIIGAVLLTAGFSGTMPIKKAMIYGIFHSVSAFCNAGFSLFSDSIIGYSSSLTVTLTIAILISLGGIGFAVINSTINYCKTGKKTYNLTSKLALYISFFLTFGGTVIFFIFERSNPGTIGHMGIIDALNNSFFQSVTTRTAGFNTVPMENLRPSTLFLFLILMFIGASPGSTGGGLKTTTFGIIMFYVMVVLRNEKDLVISNRRVPWQVLHRAMAMLIISLIYIAVVVFLILMTNEMTSIKDMADAILQGSIQGTAVVHTSSLTLDKVIFEVMSAFGTVGVSQGITADLNVFGRILLTLTMLIGRVGPLTFMLAFSEKIKVRTYKYPQENVLIG
- a CDS encoding HutD family protein, with the translated sequence MKKKNLGEIIGNRWSGGITKELYRDMEDFNIRISSASIEPGSSKFSDFSRYRRILIILENEVTLTREDELIDLREGDAFSFHGKDEIRSENEKKVLDFNLIWDPLNVDVNLNKIYGESNLLTSQKIFIFSVDKGSNLNFNNKDYTLDKYDFIEIPDSEYKDIKFKGKFILINWK